The Desulfonatronum lacustre DSM 10312 region ATGCTGCTGTATTTCAAGCGCAGACACTGGTTGTAGCTGCAAATAAATCTCCCGAGAGTCGATGTCGGCGCTTGCGCAGCAGGCCGGGAAACATTATATCGAATTTCGATATCGAATAAAGGCGGTCTGCCATGCCCCGAGAAAGCTCCACCAAAATGTTGGAACACCACGACCTGCTCTCCGGGCTGGTCCGGCTGCACGTGCTGCACCACGCCGCGGAGCAGGAAATTTACGGGCAGTGGATGATCGACGAGCTGGCCGAGCACGGGTATCGGCTGAGTCCGGGGACCCTGTACCCGATGCTGCACGCCATGGAACGCAAGGGGTACCTGGTCTCCCGCACGGAAAAGAACGGGAAGGTGACGCGCAAGTTCTACCGGGCCACGGCAAAGGGGCTGGAGGGTTTGGCCGTGGCCAAGGAACGGCTGCGGGAGCTTGTGGGCGAAACCATGCCGGAGCATGCGGAAGTTCGGAAACAAGGCGCTCCGAAAACCGGTTAGGGAGATCAACGGTTGTTTGAATTCATCGACGTGCACTATGACAACATTCTGGACCTGCCGCACCTGGTGCTCGGCACGGAACAGGTCACCTCCCTGGTGGGGGCCAGCGGCAGCGGCAAGACCACGGTGTTGCGCCTGCTGAACAAGATGATCTCGCCCACCCGCGGACGTATCCTGTTCCAGGGCGAGGACCTGACTCAAAGGGACTCGGTCCGCCACCGTCGCGACGTGGTCATGCTTTCCCAGAGTCCGGCGATCTTCGAGGGCACGCTGGGGGACAATCTGCGGGCCGGGTCGCGGTTTCAGGAAAAGGAACCGCCCGGCGACGGTGATCTGAAAAGATTATTGGAGCAGGTCCGCCTGGCCAAGCCCCTGGACGAGGCGGCAGACAAGCTTTCCGGCGGGGAGCGCCAGCGGCTGGCCCTGGCCCGGGTGCTCCTGCTGGAACCCCGGGTCTATCTGCTGGACGAGCCCTCCTCGGCCCTGGACGAGGAAACCGAACAACTGATCTTCGACATGCTCACCGCCCATGTCCGGGCAGCGGGCAAGACCATCATCATGGTCACCCATTCCAAGGCCATGGCCCGGAAGTACTCGGACACGATCATCGAGATGTCCGGGGGGAAAGTGCGTCGAGAGGAGGCTCGTCCATGAACGACGTCATTGATCTGACCATGCTCCAGGTCGGCCTGGCCTACATCTTCGTGCTTATCGTCCTGGCCATCGTCCGTTTCCGGGGCATCGGCCGCGAGAAGGAAATCGTACTGTCCTCGTTGCGCATGACGCTGCAACTGGTCCTGGTCGGGTACGTGCTGGTCTACGTGTTCGACAATCCGAGCCCGTACGTCACCGGCCTGATCATCGTGGTCATGGAAGCGTTCGCGATCCACACAATATTCCGGAAATTCCGGGACAGGCTGACCAATCCCCTGCGCAAGGTCATCGCCTTTGCCATGTGCTTCGGCACCCTGACCTGCATCGTCTATTTCCTGCTGGTGGTGGTCCGCGTCACGCCCTGGTACGAACCCAGGTACTTCATACCCATCGCCGGGATGATCATCGGCAATTCCATGACCGGCATCTCCCTGGGCGTGAAGTCGCTGCTGGAGGGCATGACCACCCGCAAGCACCTGGTGGAGGAAGCCCTGATTCTCGGCGCCACGCCCAAAGCCGCCACCCGAGGGATCGTCAACGGGGCCTTTGACTCGGCCATCATGCCGACCATCAACTCCATGGTCGGCATGGGCATCGTTTTTCTGCCGGGAATGATGACCGGCCAGATCCTCTCCGGCACCGTCCCGACCACGGCCATTGCCTACCAGATCGCCATCATGCTCGGCATCCTCGGCGCCGTGGCCCTGACCATCATCACCATGCTGCAGCTGGGCTGCCGCACGTTTTTCAACAAGCAGGACCAGTTGGTGTGACGCGGAACCGATTCCCCCAGGAGCGGCTTTCAAGTTTTTCCTCTGAGCATCAAGGACACACCGAACTCTCATCAGGAGTTGACCAATGGATGACCATCCAACGAACACCCGGCGAATTTGGGAGGTTTTCAAGGCCTTTCTTGCTTTAGGCCTGACCTCCTTCGGCGGTCCCATCGCCCATCTGGGTTATTTCCGGACGGAGTTCGTGGCTCGGCGGAAGTGGCTGAACGAGTCGAGCTACGCCGATCTGGTGGCCATGTGCCAGTTCCTGCCCGGCCCGGCCAGCAGCCAGGTCGGGTTCGCCCTGGGGCTGATGCGGGCAGGGCCGTTGGGGGCCGCCGCGGCCTGGCTGGCCTTCACCCTGCCCTCGGCCGTGATCCTGGTGCTCTTCGCCTACGGGGCCGCGGTCATGGGCGGGCCCATCGGCATGGGCGTGATTCACGGGCTGAAGATCGTGGCCGTGGCCATCGTGGCCCATGCGGTCTGGGGCATGGCCAAAAACCTCTGTCCGGATCGGGAACGGGCCGGGATCGCCCTGGGGGCCGTGCTGATCATCGTCTTCACGGGCGGGGCCCTGGGCCAGGTCGCCGCCATCATCGTCGGGGCCCTGGCCGGATTGTGGTTGTGCCGGGCCAAGGCGGACCACTGCGCGGAGCGGGCCCATTTTCCGGTTTCCCGGGCCGCCGGCTTTGTTTCCCTGGCGCTTTTCCTGCTCCTGCTGCTGGGACTTCCGTTGCTGACAACACTCACCTCGGCCCAGGGGCCGGCCCTGGTCGATTCCTTCTACCGGGCCGGGGCCCTGGTCTTTGGCGGCGGCCACGTGGTCCTGCCGCTTCTGGAAGCCGGAGTGGTGCAGCCCGGCTGGGTCACGCCGGATCAATTCCTAGCGGGCTACGGCGCGGCCCAGGCCGTGCCCGGACCGCTGTTCACCTTCGCGGCCTATCTCGGCGCGGTGGTCGAACCGGCCCCCAACGGCCTGCTCGGAGCCCTGCTCGCCCTGGTCGCGGTTTTCGCGCCGGGTTTTCTGCTCCTGGTGGCCGTGCTGCCGTTCTGGAACGACTTCTGCCGCGTCGAGGGCGCGCAGGCCCTGATGCGCGGGGCCAACGCCGCTGTGGTCGGCATTCTCGGGGCGGCCCTGTACCACCCGGTCTGGACCAGCGCCATTCTCGGGCCGTATGAATTCGCCCTGGCCCTGACGGGGTTCGTGCTGCTGGAAAAGTGGAAAGCCCCGTCCTGGGCCGTGGTGATCATCTCCGCACTGGGCGGCTTGCTGATCAGCCTGGCAAAGGGAACGGCCCTGTAATGCAGCGCCACGGATGGACAGACTGGAGCCGGCCGGCCCTCACACAAACGGCATGAGCAGCAGCTTGCGGAGTTTTTGGAAGTTCGCGTCGCGGAAAATGTTCAGGCCGATGGGCATGTGTTCGTGGCCCTGGGCGGGCTGGTCCTGGTAGGTTCGAAACAGGCGGTCCCACCAGGGGAAGTTGAACCCGAAGTTCCTGTTCGCTTCCTTCATGTTCGTGGAGTGGTGAACTCGGTGCATGTCCGGCGTGACCACCAGCCGCCGCAGCCGGGCGTCCGCGGCCAGGGGCAGACGGATGTTGGAGTGATTGAACATGGAGACGCCGTTAAGCATGATTTCAAAGACGATCACCGCCAGGGCCGGTGGCCCCAGGACAAGTACAACCAGCAACTTGATGCCCATGGACAGGATGTATTCCAGGGGGTGAAAGCGCACCCCGGTGGTCAGGTCGAAGACCGTGTCCGCGTGGTGCACTCTATGGATGCGCCACAGGGGTATCCAATAGTGCAAGGCCCGGTGCTGGAAATAGATGACCAGGTCAAGCAGCAGCAGGCCCGCGATGAACTGCCCGGGATAGGGGAGGGGCACGTTGTTCAGCAGCCCCCAGCCCCGCTCCGTCGCCAGCAGGGCCAGCCCCACGGGCAGGACCGGAAACAGGATGCGCAGCAGCAGCAAGGAGCCCGCGACCAGGCCGAGGTTGCCCACCCAGCGGATCATCCGTTGGGGAGGCGTTCGCCGACGAGGAAAGAGGTGCTCGGCGATCCCGAAGAGCAGCAAAGCGCCCGCGAAAAACGCCAAACGCCACCAGTGTTCGTGTTCCATGCGCTTCTCCGCGATGCCCGGTTGATGGCCTTTCTCCGAACCGCCGGTCAGGAGAAAATGCGGCTCAGGAAGCCTTTTTTCACCTTTTCCGGTTCCGGCAGGCCCAGGTGTCGGCAGATGCAACACTCCAGCTCGTGCTCATCCACGTCCTTGCCCTCGACCACGATCTCGTCGTTGACCATTACAGCCGGCGCCACGGGCAGATCCAAGGCAAAATACTCGTCAGTGGAGTACTCCGCGATGGGCTTGGAAATGGTCTCCACCTCAATGGCGTATTTCTCGCCCAGACCGGGCGAGATTTTCAGGAAATGCTTTCAAGGTTTGCCTCGTGGTTCGTTCAGAAAAAACCGTACCAGGACCATTCAATGGCCTCCTTGGATTGTGGGGTCCGCGTCCAATTGATCCCGCACCGCCGCGAAAATCTGACCTTCCTCCATAAAACCGCCGCTGATGAGCACGTGGTCGTTGATCATGATTCCGGGAGCCACCGGCAGGCCGAGACTTTTGTACGCCTCGGTGTGAAACTCCTCGCGGGGTTTGGAGACGATCTCCGTTTCCACGCCGTTAAGCCGGCCCAACCTGGGCAGCACGGACAGATAGTGCTGTCAGGTCTTGCCCCGGGGTTCATTCAGAAAAAAACGCACCTTGACCATGATCATTCCTCCCGTGAATCGGTGTTGAGCAGTTGATCCATGCGCCCTGCGAAAGCCTCAGGGGCGAGAAAGTCCACCAGCCGCAGGTCCGGGCGCTCTCGGCCCCGGGCGTCGAGAAAGACGATGGTCGGCACGCCGCGGACCCGGTACTCGCGCAACAGCCGCTCATGCAGCGGATTGCCGCCCCGGGTCACGTCGATCTTGATCATGACCATGTTCCGAGCGCGTTCGACCACGTCCGGATGGTGGAAGGTCACGGCTTCCAGCTCCCGACACGGCGCGCACCAGGTGGCGGAGAAGTCGATGATGACCGGCTTGTCCTGTTCCCGGGCCTGTTCCAGCAGTCTTTCGGAATAGGGCTGCCACTCCACCCCGGCGCCGCGTACGGCCCAGGAACCCACCAGGAGCACGGCCAGAAGCAGCCCGGCCAGGCCCACGCCGTTCTTGATCCAGGGGAAAGCTCGAAAGGTAGCCGTGGAGCGGTCCACCCAGGCCAGATGCACGGCCGCGGCCATGGCCACCCCGACCATCAGGAACAGGCCCCAGGGCTCGCCCAGCAGCGGGCGGACGAAATAGGCGGCCATGCCCACCAGGACCCAGCCCATCAGCTTGCGCACCCAGATCATCCATTCCCCGGAGCGGGGCAAACGCTGGAGGTTGCCGGAAAACACGGCCAGCACGAACAGCGGGATGCCCAGACCAAGACTGAGGGTGAAAAAGACCAGAAAGCCGATCCAGGGGCTGCCCATGGTCGCCACCCAGGTCAGCAGACCCAGGACGAACGGCCCGATGCACGGCGCGGCCACCACGCCCAAAGTCAGGCCCATGAACAGGGTGCCCACGTACCCGGCCCGGGATTTGGACGCGGCCCGGGTCAGGGCCGCGGGCATGCGCAGCTCCCAGAAGCCGAACAGGCTCATGGCAAAGGCCACCAAAACCAGGGCGATGACCCCAAGGACCAGAGGATTCTGGAGCAGCCCGCCCATCAAGCCCCCGGTCATGGCCGCCACCGTGCCCAGGATGGAATTGGTCAGGGCCAGTCCGCCGATGTACAGCAGCCCGTGGGCGATCAGCCCGGCCTTGCCCTGCTCGTCCCGCCCGGCGAAATAGGACACGGTGATGGGAATCAGCGGATAGACGCAAGGCGTCAAATTCAGGGCCATGCCGCCGAAAAAGATGCCCAGCAGGGTCCAGACCATGGCCCAGCCGGACAAGGGGCCCGGCGCTTCCGGAGCAAACGGGGCCTCGGCGTGGCCGTCGTCGAACTCTGGCAGGGTGGCTGCCGTGGGATACCCTTTCTCCTCCCACTCCCGAAAACCCAACGGATCGCGATAAACGTTCACATAACCCAAGGAGACGGCCACCCGGGCCGCCGAGTCGCTGCGGACTCAGGCCAGACCGTCTCAGTAAAAGACGATGGTCCGCTCCTTGTCCTCGCCCAGGACGGCCCGCAGGTCGTCTTTCTTGCTCCATCTGGCCCACCAGGTGGGTTCCATGGAAAAGACCACGGCCCCTTCCATGTGCCCGGGGGCGAACTCCCATTCCTGGCGGGTGTCCACCAGCAGCAGGTCCGGGTCCCTCTGGTACAGCTCCCAAAGCTCGTCCGTGGTGATCACGCCGTACCCGCCGCGCTCGGCCTCGGCCAGGACGTCGTCCCAGCCGGCGTCTTGCGGCGTCACGGCCCGGCTGGTCAGCCACAGGGCGCTTCCGGCGGCGATCACGAAAAGAAGAAGTCCGAGTACGATGCGCTTCGACATGACGGCCTCCTTTGGGGTTGGAATGCGGCCTACTTGATCCGGCCTTCATGCCGCAGCTTTGCCAGGAGGAAGTCGGCCCCGGAGCGGGAAAGCCCTACGGCTTCGGCCACCTGGTCCGCTTCCAGAGTGCCCGAACGGGCCATGTGCAGCACTTCCTCCTCCAGCTCTTCCAGCCAGTTCTCGAACAGCACCAGGATTTCCGGGTGAGCGATGGCCATCAGCTGCCGGGAGCGGGCCACCTTGTCCACAAGGCTTTGGCACATTTTTGTTGGATCGACACCTTCGTCCATGCATTCGGCCAGTCAGAGGTGGACCATGCTGCTGACCTTGTCTTCCCCCTGTTCCGTGCCTTGCCCCCCGGTCATGCCGACGATGATTGTCAGCCGCTGTTCGTCGGAAAGCAGGGGAAAGACCTCCGCGGCCGCGTCGGCCACGACCCGGGCCGCCTCTTCCGGAGGCATGGTGCGTAGGATGTTGCGAAAGTTGTTCATTGTCGCTTGTCTCCGTGGTCAAAAGGATTTTTTCTCGGCAAGCAGAGCCTGGGCCAACGCGCTCAAGGTCCGCAGGATGAACAGGATTTCCTCGGAAGCCAGGGTGTAGAAGATGAAGGGCCCGCGCCGCTCCACCCGGACCAGCAGGGCCCGCTTGAGTTCCTTCAGGTGATGCGAGACCAGGGGTTGGGAAAGGTCCAGGACCTCGGCGATCTGGTTCACGGACTGCTCTCCTTGACCCAGGTGACACAAAATCCGCAGCCGGTTGGCGTCGGACAGCACCTTGGACAGAAAGGCCGCGTCGGCGAGTTGCTCTCGGGGAATGCAGGCAGGCTTCGTCATCATGACCTCAACGAGAAATAAGCATATAAACAGATATTGATATATTGACTGGAAACGATACGGTCAAGGGCTGGAGCGAAATGGATTTCAACTCGCGGTTGACTTAAATTGATGGATTGATTCATAGATGAAGGAACTATTCAGCACATCCTGGGTAGAGCCTCATCCCGATGCTGGATTCCCGCCTTCGCGGGAATGAGTTTTTTTCCCTGTTGCCTGAATCAGTCGTACCCGCGAAGGCGGATATCCTGGACGCTTATACTCGGATGAACCGGTAGTTACGAACAAACATAATCGCAATTTCCGTCCGGGATTTTTTCCCGTCTCCCGGGATTTTCTTCGTCTAGAATTAGGAGATTCCCCTACAGACAAGACCAACCTACATGCTATTGAGTTGGTATGCTTTTCACGCCCAGGCGCACGGCTGCGGTCAATTATCAGTTCCACCCCAACATCCTTATCAAGGAGGTCGGCATGAAGCGCAAGATTACCGTACTGGTTATGGCGGGTTTTTGGATAGCGGCCGTGGGGCTTTTCGCCTGCGGCAGGGAGCAGGCCGTGGATGTTCGCGAGGTCAAGGCCCAGCCCAAGGAATTCGTCGGATCGGACACCTGTCGCAACTGTCACCTGGAACACTACGACTCCTGGAGAATGACCCTGCACAGTCGGATGCTCATCGACGTGCGGGAGAACCCTTACGCCATCCTGGCGGATATGAACCCCGACCTGATCCGGGCCGACCTGGAAAAGGTCAAGGACCGGCTCAAGGTTCCGGTGGAGGACGTCTACATCCCGACCAAGGATGAAATCCTCTACACCATCGGCACGCAGTGGAAACAACGCTACATCGTCCAGAAAGACGGCAAATATCATGTGGCGCCGGTCCAGTACAATATCGCCACCAAACGCTGGGTCAACTATTACGACGACGCCTGGGACAAGCGGGACTGGCTGGTGCGCTGCGGCGGTTGCCACGCCACGGGCGTGGACCTGGACAACTACACGTTCGCCGAGACATCCATCGGCTGCGAGGCCTGCCACGGCCCCGGCTCGCAACATACGGCTCTTCCACGCACTGCTTTGTTCGAGAAACGGGAAACCATCATCAACCCGGCCAAGCTCACCGCGGGCATCGCCGTGCAGATCTGCGGCTCCTGCCACACCCGTGGCAATGCCAAGCATGAAACGTACCCTGAAGCCGGCTGGCCCGTGGGGTTCACCCCGGGCATGGTCATGGAGCCGATTTATGAAAGCTCCTACGACAAGGCGGACATGCGGCGTCTTTACCCGGACTACGCTTCCCGCTCACACCACCAGCAGTATATAGACTGGATGCAGTCCGAGCATGCCGTGCAGGGCGTGACCTGCACCTCCTGTCACTCCGTACACCGTCTGGGTATTTCCCCCACCAGGTTCCAGACCAAGGAAGCCGGGTCCAGCCAGTGTCTGAGCTGCCATACCATGGTTAACGCCAATCGGGCCCATTCCATCCATTCCTTCGCCAACTGCCTGGGCTGTCACATGCCGCGCATCGCCAGCACGGCCGAGCCCAACGACATCCGCAGCCACACCTTCAACGCCAGGGCGCCCATGGACACCATTGACGACCCGAACCTGCCCAATTCCTGTCAGATTTGCCACTATCACAAGGACGACGATCTGGCCGAGTTGCAGCGTAAGTATGAAATCCTGACCCAGTTGCCACAGCCCCAAGGAATGATGATTCCCGCGGTAACGTACGATACATTCACGGAACGTCCCGGAACCGCTCCCGTGGCCAGCCCGGAATAATGTTCAGGGGAGATTCAAACCAACAAGGGGGATGTCATGATCATCAAAAAAGCGACGCCCCTGCTCTTCATTCTGATGCTGCTCCTGCCCGAACCGGTGTTCGGGCAGGAGGAGATGGCCTCCCGGTACTACCGCTATCGCAGCACGGAAATGAGTACGGGCGTTTACGAGGAGTACGAAGTCCGACCCCGGTCCATGGGCCGGGTCGACGCCGTCGGGGAAGTTCAGGGCCGAGGCCTCAGCAGGATCGACGAAGAGGAAAGCCGGGCCTTGAACCGGATGTTTCTGAACGACGCGCACCAGGGGCTGCGGTTTTACGAACAACGCCGCTGCGTGTCCTGCCATGTCGAGGAGGCGCGCAACAACCGCCACTACGTCCGGCACGGCATCACCTGTCGCCAGTGCCACGGCGAGGAGCCCATCGCCAGCAGCAACCACTTTTTTTCCCGGTTGAACAACATTCGCCAGCATACCCACGTCTGCGCCAAATGCCACGAAGGAGCCTCCGCCTCCTTTGCCCTGTACAAGGTGCACGAGCCCAATCCGGCCATGATCAGCACCGCGGACGTTCTTCCGCTGCTGTTTTATGCCTTCTGGATCATGATCGCCGTGGCCGTGGGCACCTTTGCCCTGTTCCTGCCGCACACCTTCTTGTGGGGCGTGCGGGAACTGTTCATCAAGAAAGCGAGGTCCGACGATGAGCAGCACTGAGAGCAGCACTAACGCCAAAATCCGGATCAAGCGGTTCACCGCGACGCAACGATTGTTTCACTTGGTGCTCATGGTCACCTTCCTGGTCCAGTCCGCCACCGGGCTGGCCAGGATGTACCACGAGACGGCCTGGGGGCAGGGTCTCGGGAATATTTTCGGCGGATTCGAGGCCTCCCTGACCGTGCACATCTACGTGGGCATCTTCATGGTCTGCGCGTTCGTGGTCCATGTCCTCTATGCACTGCTCAACATGGTCATCAACCGAACCGGCCTGTTCGGGCCGGATTCCCTGCTGCCCCGGTTCGCCGACCTGAAGCAGGCCGGGCAGCACGTGGGCTGGATTCTCGGTCTTTCCAGGCATCCGCCGTTGGATCGCTGGGGATACTGGGAAAAATTCGACTATTGGGCTGTTTTCTGGGGTATGGTCATCCTGGGCGGGACCGGCCTGCTCCTGGCCTATCCCCTGGCGTCCAGCAACTACATGCCCGGCTGGGGGCTGAACGTGGCCTTCTGGGTGCACCGCATCGAGGCCATCCTGGCCATGGCCCATATCTTCGTCATCCACTTCTTCATCGCCCATCTGCGGCGCAGCAACTTCCCCATGGACCGGACCATCTTCCAGGGCAGCGCGGACCTGCGCGTCGCCGCGCACGAACGTCCGGCCTGGTTGGCCCGGCTGAAGGAATCCGGCAAGCTGGACCAGATGATCGTGGGGGAGGCTCCGGTCTACAAACGGGCCGTCTTCCTGATCATCGGCTTCGCCGCCGTGGCCGCCGGCGTGTACATGCTCATCGGCGGGCTGGTTCACGCGCCCCTGATTACGTGGTGATGAAAGAGAAACAACCGGCGTACCCCAACACCAAAAACGCCCCTCCGCTCGACGAGCGGAGGGGCGTTTTTACGACATCGGTGCATCCGGTTATCTTCACTGATCCACTTCACTGATCAGGGCGCCGTAGCCCTGCTCTTCCATCTCTTCGATTGGGATGAACCTCAGCGCCGCGGAGTTCATGCAATAACGCAGGCCGGTTGGAGCCGGACCATCGGCGAATACGTGTCCCAGATGAGAGTCCGCGTAGCGGCTGCGGATTTCGGTGCGAACCGAAAAAAAGCCTCTGTCTTCTTTCTCCACCACCCAATCCGGGTTGATAGGTTTGGTAAAGCTGGGCCAGCCGGTGCCGGAGTCATACTTGTCGCGGGATGAGAACAGCGGTTCGCCGGATACAATATCCACATAGATACCCGGCCGCTTTTCATCATTGTATGCGTTCTTAAAGGGGGGCTCCGTACCGTCTTTTTGGGTGACGTTGTACTGCACCTTGGTCAGCCGAGCCCTGAGTACCCTGTCGTCCGGTTTTTCAAAGGTAGCGGGGTTGAATCCCTCCACCTGGATTTGCCGACGGTTGGATTCGCCACGATCAGCCTGCCCGGGGCCATCACCGATTTGCGGACGATACCGGGAGTAATCTACTTCCATATCTTCTCCCCAGACGGATTCGATGAATTGGTAGCGTCCCGAGTTGAAGGTATAATACTTGTAGCGCAGCGGATTTTTCTTGGAGTAATCCTGGTGGTACTCCTCGGCCTCGTAGAAGACTTTGAAAGGGACGATCTCGATCACGACCGGAGCGGCATAGCGGCCGGACTCCTCCAGTGCCTTCACTGAGGCTTCCGCGGCCAGTTTCTGCTCCTGGTCATGATAGAAAATCGCCGGGCGATATTGCCTGCCGCGGTCCACGTACTGGCCTTCGGCATCCGTGGGGTTGGCGGTCCGCCACAGCGCCTGAAGCAGTCCTTCGTAGGTGATCACCGTTGGGTCATAATAGACCTGTACGACCTCGGTATGGCCGGTGCGACCACCCGCGACCTCCTTGTAGGTCGGGTTTTTCTCTTCGCCTCCGCTGTAACCGGATACCGCCTCGACCACGCCGGGGACTTTTTCAAAGGCTTCCTCCACACACCAGAAGCACCCACCAGCGAAGGTGGCAAGAGCCAGATCACGATCGACCGGGGCATACTTCGAGTCCATGTCGCTGGAAGCGCTCAGTTGGAATCCCGCCAATGCCATGACAGCCGCTGTGAACATCAGGAACAGATACCGTTTCATAATCTTAACCTCCTGTTTGTGAATACAGTAATCTGTTTTGCATGAAATTCATCACAGCCGGTTCACCAGTTGATAACATTTTTATAACGACGGCTCAGTGGGAATGTAGACCGGTAACAGGATGCAGAAGGATGCGCCCCCCGCGGCACGATTTTCAACACGGATATCACCGCCCTGAAGCGCCATGATCCTGCGGGCAATCGCCAAGCCGAGCCCGGCATGGCCGGCGCCGGAAGACGCACCCCGATAGAAAGGCTCAAAGATATGTGGCAGGTCCTGCTCTGGAATGCCCGGGCCGGTGTCGTGCACGCAAACCCCCGGTACACCGCCCTCCTGACCAACGACCACTTCAATATGACCCCCAGCGGGGCTGTAAGCAATGGCATTGCCGATCAGATTATCCAGCACCCGTTCGGTCATGGCAAGGTCCGCGTAGGCTGTCGGCAAATCCG contains the following coding sequences:
- a CDS encoding formate dehydrogenase subunit gamma encodes the protein MSSTESSTNAKIRIKRFTATQRLFHLVLMVTFLVQSATGLARMYHETAWGQGLGNIFGGFEASLTVHIYVGIFMVCAFVVHVLYALLNMVINRTGLFGPDSLLPRFADLKQAGQHVGWILGLSRHPPLDRWGYWEKFDYWAVFWGMVILGGTGLLLAYPLASSNYMPGWGLNVAFWVHRIEAILAMAHIFVIHFFIAHLRRSNFPMDRTIFQGSADLRVAAHERPAWLARLKESGKLDQMIVGEAPVYKRAVFLIIGFAAVAAGVYMLIGGLVHAPLITW
- the msrB gene encoding peptide-methionine (R)-S-oxide reductase MsrB, whose amino-acid sequence is MKRYLFLMFTAAVMALAGFQLSASSDMDSKYAPVDRDLALATFAGGCFWCVEEAFEKVPGVVEAVSGYSGGEEKNPTYKEVAGGRTGHTEVVQVYYDPTVITYEGLLQALWRTANPTDAEGQYVDRGRQYRPAIFYHDQEQKLAAEASVKALEESGRYAAPVVIEIVPFKVFYEAEEYHQDYSKKNPLRYKYYTFNSGRYQFIESVWGEDMEVDYSRYRPQIGDGPGQADRGESNRRQIQVEGFNPATFEKPDDRVLRARLTKVQYNVTQKDGTEPPFKNAYNDEKRPGIYVDIVSGEPLFSSRDKYDSGTGWPSFTKPINPDWVVEKEDRGFFSVRTEIRSRYADSHLGHVFADGPAPTGLRYCMNSAALRFIPIEEMEEQGYGALISEVDQ